From the genome of Solanum lycopersicum chromosome 7, SLM_r2.1:
tatttagatatgagtttaagtttaagaaaatactATTATCAATCATGTTTTAGTCAGAAATAAAGATATGAATTTTGTGGGACTCTATAAGACATGTTTAATTTGAGTTGGTATTCTATAAATTGTGTTCAATTCAAATTAGAATTCTTGAAGACTATTCAACCTAAATTCTAATTTATGCCTGTATAAGGGGTACTAAATTCTATTAAAAGcatctcaaaaatttcataaagagatTAATATCTTGAATACTCCACAAATTGATGGTTTGTTCATAAAGAGAGGCCAAATTTAAATAATCCTAATTCGAGAAATACGTCAACGGTCCTCGAATCAATGGATAAATCCTAAGAGAGTAGAATCAATGAATCAACAGAATTGCACCcgctattttaattaataaaattatgtttcttcatattttatttgtatgatttgtttatttttcatatgtttaaaatttctTGCAAACAAATTGGCATGTCAGTGGAACCAAATTTGTTCTTCATCTCTTCTCTTTTAaatcaaatctgaaaatttgaaGTCGCAAAAGTGAAGAATGAGTACTTCAAGCCTCTTCTTTGAGTTTAATCAATTCTACGCTCCGACACACCTCgaagcaggggcatttgtagacattgaaatttagTGGGATTCTACAAGACGTGTTCAATTTGAGTTGGGACTCTACAAGACAAGACGTGTAAACTACGCCACTAACGATCCATATCGTAAGAGAGTAGAATCAAGGATCAACAGTACCTGctattttaatcaataaaattatgtttgttcatattttatttgtatgatttgtttatttttcttgcaaacaaaatttactatatataaaattaaattaatcaaattttaatataaatatgattgtATGAATAAATGTAACTTTGCAAGAGACCACGTGACGAAAGCGATAACCTATAAAACCTTAGGCCGTCCAGAGAAGTCTCGAAAGActaatgaaacttttttttacgCAACTGCAGAATCAAGTGTGAACATTCCAAATGGACCACTATATATACTACGTATATGTATGTGCTCCGTACAAATCTATACATAAAATCAAActttagaattttattttattttcccttgATTTTCATACAACAAAAATGGCTAATGATGAGTTGATTTTGTTGGATTTTTGGCTGAAAAAGAGATTAAATATGAGTACAAAGAAGAAGAGGGGCTGATCAGTAACAAAAGTCCTCTGCTTTTGCAAATGAATCCTATTCACAAGAAAATCCCTGTTTTGATTCATAATGGTAAATCAATTTGTGAGTCTATTATTGGAGTTGAGTATATTGATGAAGTGTGGAAGGATAAAGCCCCTTTACTCCCTTCAGATCCTTATGAGAGGGCACAAGCTAGGTTTTGGGCTGATTACATTGACAAGAAGGTAAATTCATAGCCCTTTCCCCTTTTCATTTCAGTATTTATTAGCCAATCTAAACTAATTTGGGATTGAAGCATTTTTGTGTTGTGTTGTTAGAGTCCCACCTCGGTTGTGAATAGATTAGTTGTATCACTACTACAAGAAAAGTGTGAATTACCTAGAAATTTCATATGAAAGTTTGTAAGAAAATAAGTTCCTACGGATTTTCATACTAATCCTCATGAAAATCCCTATGTAATTCACACATTTCTTATggtatatatttatatggatATGGACAATTCTTTTCTCATGAACtaatttttgagattgagttaatacatatatattgtatttttagttatatgatatatgatatcaGAGTGAGGTCCATTCATGATTGAGCGGCTTAGCTAGAGTCACACATTGGTCGGAGAATGAACGGGTCATAATCAATTCATATGAATTTGGATAATTATTTTGATGGTCcaagtttcatatttttatgtCGTATTAGAGTAAGGTGTCCCTATTTACAGTTCCGGTTTATAACCATTTTCTTATTTGTGTTTGTTCAGTTGTATCGTTCTGCAAGGAAGATATGGGGAACAAAGGGAGAAGAGCAGGAGGCAGGTAAGAAAGATTTCATAGAAGTAAAAGTGTTGGAGGGAGCACTTGGAGAGAAGCCTTACTTTGGAGGAGATAATTTTGGTTTTGTGGATATTGCTTTGATTGGGTTCTATAGCTGGTTTCATTCTTATGAGACTTATGGTAACTTCAGCACAGAAGCTGAGTGTCCAAAGTTTGTGGCTTGGGCTAAGAGGTGCATGCAGAGAGACAGTGTGGCTAAGTCTTTGCCTGGCCAACATAAGGTTCTTGAGTTTGCAAAAATCCTTAGGCAAAAGTTTGGACTTGAATAAAGATATgtatatcataatatattaaaataaaaaggcaCTTCATTGTGCCTTCTTATGTTGTTGTTTCAAgatttaaaatgtttgtttGGTCATAGTGTAAGTGAGATCTACTTTTACTTGTTATAAAGAACTCTTAGTTTGTCTTGTTGAGGGTTGGGTTTTCTAGTCCTTGTATGTAATTCTGGGGCTTTTCCTCTTTGTATTTACAAGAAATCACTTTTTTCATGAGCATTGCATTGTCTATCACCAATAGTAACAAAGGCCCAGATCCAAACAAGTTAAGGATAAGACTATATGGTTTACTCGATTAAATGTTGTTTTGACATAGGTGCAAGTTAATCCGGAGTTGGAATTATATCTAATGATTTTGATAACTTTTGATCAacttaagaaattcaaattgcACGTCCAACATTAAACACAACTTGAATTTCACattaatttgatttcaaatcATACAAACCTAAGATATTACAAATATTTGGGGAGCCTCTATTATACAAGTCCTTAATTGAAATGTATGTTTTGCCTTGTAATTCGAATTTTACTTTCACCGATGAAGGCATATATGAATAAAGTTAGTGTCAATTTGTAAATAATTTGTGACAAAAATGAGTTCTTTAACAGAGGATGTTGtatgaagaaaaacaaaacaaagataTGCAGGGTgtgttttggtaaaaaaaaataaaaatactttatacGGAGacaagtgatttttttaatttcaagatacgtagacattgaaattttgtgaaaatttacAAAATGTGTTCAACTTGAGTTGAAACTCTACAAATTGTGATCAACTTAAATTAGGATTCTTGGAGGTTACTCAATCCTAAATTATGCCTATATAGAGGGTACTAAATTCtctcaaaaattccataaaGAGATGAAGATCTCGAATACTCTGCaaatttcataaagagatcgaatcatcctagttcgagaaatacAGGAGCTTTCGAATTATGGATAAATCCTAGGAGAGTAGATCAACAGAAATGTACTTGCAATTTATTTTgatcaataaaattatgttttctcatatttaatttgtgattgcaatttattttctgtcacattaaaatttattacaaacaaTATAATCTAATAAAATAGTATCTGATGGGATACATGGGTAGAGAGTGGAGGTACAGAGGCGGTAGAAGTGAGATGGTGAGGGGTAGGGATTGGAGATGTTGGATGTGTGTGGATAGAAGATTATGTCATATTTTAATTTCGAACTTAATATTGCATAGTTTGatctaaattttgttttgtacaCTCAATCATCGGAAACATAAGTTATTtactatttaaagtttgaagactttttatgaaatatatttagctatGACTTTAGATTTGAGCATATGTGAAGAAAATGTATAAGTGATTCAACAAAGGTGTAGAGATTGTAATAAGTAAAATAAGAGCTAGAAGTAGGTTTAAGAAATCTTGGGGAGTGGGGGGTGGGGGATTAAAcataatatgaattatgataaacCTACCATTTactaaatagaaaatttaagaTTTCTCCATATATAAAAAATGGAAATTATGAAACAATATTAATAGATAGTTGAGCatgtcttttcaattttattagtattatattagtctctaatttctttttttcaattgttcTAGAGACCGGTCCACATGATAAAGTGATAGCCTAtagaaaaattatgaataatacCAACTTAAAcgtattaatgaaaaaaaacataataataccAACTTAAAcgtattaatgaaaaaaaaaacatgcaaaaaaataattatgtttgtttgatttGCTAGCGTAAGTTCTACATTGTTTGTACCTCTTGAATTTTGTGATTTCAATTGAAAGTTTGAGTGATTTTATTTGATCGCATTGGTTATGCAATTATAAAGTAtacctatttttttaaaaaggcaCATCCCTGtgcatttttgaaatttaagtaGCAATCGGGGTTCTTTCGAACCTTATTTACtgaatttttcttatattttatatatatatatatatatatatatatatatatatatatataaagatttaaattaacttttaatataCATAGTAAATATTAAATTCCTTTTGATTCTTTCTATGTTTACTTatctatatttgaaatttttaattaaaatcatgaatatTTATTGGTACATAGTTGACAAAGATGAACGACAATAAAATTTCTATATCAATTTGTTTGACATAGATAACAAGATTTTCTTACCATTTTAACTACttcatttgttttttctatttgtcCTTACTAATAAATTTCAATATCCTTTACatgttttttataatattaaattttattttaatcaaataaagaaCTATTTGGTGAGCCTCCATTGGTGTAGATCTAGCAGGCGACGAAAGCGCTGACATATAGGTTACACGAAtccatatatttatatgtacCACAACCATATCAGTACCaccaattttgaaaaaaaatatttctttcggATTAATTCATCCGCAGCATACAAAGAACTAGTACAAAGTAATGGCTAATGATGAGTTGATTTTGTTGGATTTCTGGGCTAGCATGTTTGGTATGAGGCTAAGGATTGCCCTTGCTGAAAAAGGGATTAAATATGAGTACAAAGAAGAAGAGGGACTGATCAGTAACAAAAGTGCTCTGCTTTTAGAGATGAATCCTATACACAAGAAAGTTCCTGTTTTGATTCATAACGGGAAACCAATTTGTGAGTCTATTATTGGAGTTGAGTATATTGATGAAGTGTGGAAGGATAAAGCCCCTTTGCTCCCTTCTGATCCTTATGAGAGGGCACAAGCTAGGTTTTGGGTTGATTACATTGACAAGAAGGTAAATTCATAGTACTAATTAGGATTTAATTTAGGCCAAATCTGAATTGATTTGGAATTGATCTTTCTATTTTGTGTTGTGTTTCACATTGGTTGGTTGAAGGTGAAACGTTTTTTTCTTAAGAGTCTTGGTTAATGGTGACCTAATGAGGATTAGCTTTTTTTGGAGTTAAATTAGGTGAACTCCACTTCTCTTTTGGCCCTCttgttgaaaataaatttaaataataaaagtaatgtaATATCTCTTAAATAGTTTAACTTTTAAATGGATAGTCAGTCACACACTATTCGAGTCAGCAGAGGTTCtgagattaaatttaaattccaTCCATATCGAAAAGAATTTCACGTGCTTGgcacatgaaaaaaaaaggagatcATGATGAAAATCTAATTAAGTGATAAAATTTAGATGAGATATCACATACTTCAAACATGTTTAGTCCTACGCGTGTAGGGTATTAAAGTTTcagacaagtaaaaatgaaagtgTTAATCCACACTTCATAAACTAGTGTTCTCCCTACTCCAGATGCTCAATCCTAGGTCCCAGATCCAAATGCTCAATCCTAGTTGTGTTAGAGTTTCACTAGTGTTGTCTAAGGTCCATTTTCTTAACATGAACCTGACTAGGgcttttattttagttttgtgGCAATTAACAAGTGataacttcttttctttttctgtgTTTGTTTGAAATTTTCAGTTGTATGTTTCTGCAAGAAAGATATGGGGAACAAAGGGAGAAGAGCAGGAGGCAGGTAAGAAAGATTTCATAGAAGTACTTAAAGTGTTGGAGGGAGAACTTGGAGAGAAGCCTTATTTTGGAGGAGATAATTTTGGTTTTGTGGATATTGCTTTGATTGGGTTCTATAGCTGGTTTTATGCTTATGAGACTTATGGTAACTTCAGCGCAGAGGCTGAGTGTCCAAAGTTTGTGGCTTGGGCTAAGAGGTGCATGCAAAGGGACAGTGTGGCCAAGTCTTTGCCTGACCAACATAAGGTCCTTGAGTTTATACAAATGCTAAGGCGGAAGTTTGGAATTGAATAAACATATGCATAATAATGTGTATTTGAATAAAGCACTTCATTTTGCCTTGTTGAGTTGTTTCAAGATTTGAAATTGTTTGTTCTTTTGGTCATAGTGTAAGTTCTGCTtttacttttgaattttgtgtcTTCATCTGAACTTGTTACTTTGACTGGATGATTGATATGAGTGATTTGATGTTTGGTTTTGCGATTATTGCATCATAAtgatttgctttttttttaaaaaaaaggttctTTGATTTGTGCCTTTTTGAGTTGTAATTTCAATGTTTGAAATCTTTTTtaggccaaattttttcttttttaccttTCCGTAGGAGCTTCTATCCTTTTGATCCGAACTCATAACTTTCGAGTTGAAAGTGAAGAGTACTTACCATCTGAACAACTCTCTCTTATCGACTATAGTGTAAGTGATcagttttaaagttttaaatgacTGGCTAAACTCTAAATAAAGTTGAACTTTTGATTGAAATCTAAATAGCAACCCTAAAAGGACTATCCATGTACTCCCAGAAAGGGGAGACAAGGAAGAAGACTGGGAGTTGGAAGTTACACCCAAGGATCCTCAAAAGTCTGGAACTTGTtacatttgaattttcttttgtgAAAATTACGACtcttcattattaaattatgaGATATAATTTATTAGTAATGACGTTGTGGTTGAGAATGATGAGtgagttatataaataataatattgtataatactaatgataGTCAATAATAATGAACAATTGACAATAATGATAAAGGAATGAAATTTGATGTACTACTCTTTTTATCAAAACCAATCTAGTCAAGTAATTTGGATTGAAGTTTAAGaaggttattatttttaaaatttatgattataaaattacaacgcttatatgaatataatattttcacaCCATGTGACGAAAGCGGTGACCAGTAGACTAATTATTACGGAACATATTATAAAGTAGTACGATGAagtatataatgaaaaataatggaCCACGTGACGAAAGCAATTTAAATCTATAGTCTATAATTAGacttttaatgaaaattctaaaatattatcGACCTCGAGATACTCTTTTgatttatgtaaaaatatttaatttgacatAATATTTGAGAAtgtgaaaatttattatttgaaataagttatacatattttataaaaaaatagatctAATGATCTTAAAATTAAGTagtcttgaattttttttatccgcGTGCTATATGAATAAACATCctagatttaaaaaaatcaaaactggTTAAATTCGAAATTTTACCCAAAAAGACAAATCAGGTTAAAAGTTCAAGATCATATATATGCCTTCAAAACCAATAATGTAAATCACTTAGATATTTACACgactaaaaattaatttcatcaaatataaGTTGAGATTGACTGAGAAGGAAATAGTATACTTTTTCCGTTTTAAAAAGATTGCTTAGTTTGATTTGGAAcggaatttaagaaaagaaataagactttttaatcttgtggttctaaattaaagttatgtcaaatgtaccaaaataccctttaGTCTTGTGGtattaaacatgtcacgtggaaagttaaagttaaagtgttgtcaaaaaagtaaagagatcattctttttgaaacaaattaaaaaaaaatagggacattctttttgaaacgaaggaaataacataaaatatgtataatgaGAGTAGTAAAAAGGTTTAATAATATTCGCAACCCTATAAAGTTGTTTGTACCATCTGTTTCAATTGATCACTTGAACGCATGATAAAACGTTTCTATAGGCATTATTCAAACTTcgaatcattttttttttgtgaatttctGAAACGACTATtagataattaagttaattatacgACAACCTCAGTATAAagacataaaattttataagttataaaggctaatacatataataaaagaatatcaCATGTTTTAagtaattaacttatttatgttaaatcaaaagtatttaataaaattattttatctatatattaaGATGCTCAATTGAAACAAAATCTTGactatttaaatgaaatttacttacaaaattaatgattaaacACCCATATTGGACCACAAAGTGCTACTAACAGTACACAAAAGCTTCCACAGCACTATATATCTATTACTTGTATGTACAACTAACAAATTAGTATTAACAATTGTAAAGAAAAAGTTTGTTTAATTAGCACAAAAATGGCTAATGATGAGGTGATTTTGTTGGATTTTTGGCCTAGCATGTTTGGTATGAGGCTAAGGATTGCACTTGCTGAAAAAGAGGTTAAATATGAGTACAAAGAAGAAGATGTGTGGAACAAAAGCCCTTTGCTTTTAGAGATGAATCCTATATACAAGAAAGTTCCAGTATTGATTCACAATGGAAAACCAATTTGTGAGTCTATTATTGGAGTTGAGTATATTGAGGAAGTGTGGAAGGACAAAGCCCCTTTGCTCCCTTTTGATCCTTATGAGAGAGCACAAGCTAGGTTTTGGGCTGACTACATTAATAAGAAGGTAAATTCATAACCTTTCCTCCTCTTTTTGTTCATGAATTCACTAAGATTCTTAAGCCAATTTGAACAAGGAATTAAAATCAATGTTATCTTGTGTTGTATATATAATGGGAGTGAAATGTTGTTTTTTATAGTCTTGGTCAATTATAGCACGTGAGATGATGAGAGTTGTTTTCGACCATGTAAAAAAGGTCAATTTCCCGTCCCCACAATCATGGGGAAGTCAACTTTCCTATCACGCCTAGAATTGGATATTTGGATTCTGAAGTGTGAACAATATAAAACAGAAAGCCAACATCATGTAAGTGGAACGAGATGAGATTTTTTACTATGTTAACAAAATGAACCTTATATTTAACTCAACTGCAAAAGCTAATTCGGTGAGAATTTCCCTAAACCATCCCACAATAATGTGAGATCAACTCAACAAGACTTTCCTAGGGTTCCAGGTCCATTTTCTCAACATGAATTTAATTACTAAGATATTTATCTTAATTAGTTTTGTGCAAACAAGTGATAACCTTATCCTCTTTTGGTTATCtgttgaaattttaaattgtttgatcTTGGAAAGAAGATATGGTCAACAAAAGGAGAAGAGCAAGAGGCAGCTAAGAATGATTTCATAGAATGCCTTTAAGTGCTGGAAGGAGCACTAGGAGAGAAGCCTTACTTTGGTGGagatgattttgttttttatggATATTGCTCTCATTGGGTTCTACTGCTGGTTTTATGCTTATgacactacaaaaaaaaaataacttttagcgacattaaatattgacactaataaagagtgttaaagtctttaaCTGACATTAGTTTAGTgccattagaaccaatgtcgctgaagactttagggacatatacaaataGTGACAATTAtcactaaaaatacatatttagcgacaatttagaattaaatatcgctaatgatcatttttgttgtagtgtgaGACCTATGGTAACTTCAGCTTAGAAGCCGAGTGCCCTAAGCTTGTGGCTTGGGCCAAGAGGTGCATGCAAAGGGACTGTGGTCAAGTCTTTGCCTGACAAACATAAGGTATGTGAGTTTGTATCAATGGCAAGACACAAGTTTGGAATTGAATAAAAGTATCCATAATGTTTTCTTGAGTTGTATAGTTTTGTATTTGCAAAGCAAGTTTGTTCATAGTGTAATAAGTTGGTTCTACTTTTACAATTGTAATAAAGGACTCTAAGCATTGTTGTGTTGAGTGCTTGTTTTTTTACTCCTTGTGTGTAGTTTAGTGCTCCTCTTCGTATACTGATCTAGAATTTAAAGATTTTGAAGCTATACTAGAGTAAATAGATCGGTTTGTTTATTTTGGACTTCGATTCAAATATCTACAtaataactaaatttaaaattttaaaacatcatTAATAACACGTGTTAAATAATACAAAACGAAGCAAGAAACGTGATTTATGTTTCAAAAGTCCTTTTCATATTACATTACTCTCGGTCTacatttatttgtcatattgtgtttttcttaagttaatttaactaatttttaaatttaaattaaattacattagttcaaaaaattatataaaaattgtcaTTTTTGAATGGTCAAATTACAATTTTTGACTCTAATAgtaaatgttagtcaaagtagtaaattttgtttttactgAAAACAAACATTTGGAGAGCCTACACCAACCAAGAAGCTACAAACGAATCTATACATTTATCAATTCAGTAGTTGCAATTTTGgggaaaaattgaaaattttcttaCAACAAAAATGGCTAACGATGAGGTGATCGTGTTGGGTTTCTGGCCTAGCATGTTTGGTTTGAGGCTGAGGATTGCACTTGCTGAAAAAGAGGTTAAATTTGAGTACAGAGAAGAGGATTTGAAGAACAAAAGCCCTCTGCTTTTGCAGATGAACCCTATTCACAGGAAAATCCCTGTTTTGATTCATAATGGCAAACCAATTTGTGAGTCTATCATTGGAGTTGAGTATATTGAGGAAGTGTGGAAGGACAAAGCCCCTTTGCTCCCTTCTGATCCTTATGAGAGAACACAAGCTAGGTTTTGGGCTGACTACATTGACAAGAAGGTAAAAATTCATACTTTTTTTCGCCTTTTTTAGGCCGATTCGATACTAATTTGGGTTTGAAGCATTGTTGTTAATGTTGTATTAATTGAGTAGTTTCACATTGGGTTGTTCAGACTGAAATGTTGTTTTCTTAATTGTCTTTGTCAATGGTGACCTAATGAGATTGaccatttttttttgtggtaACCCAATGTGAGCCCTTTTACTATACTATTCATGCTCCGAATGTTCAGTCTTGGGCGTGTGGAGTAGTACTAGAGTTTCACATTAATTGTAGAAATTAATTAGTCATGTTGTCGTTTGGTTATGTTTTATTGTGAAATTTTAAAAGAGTAAAATTTACGGTGAAGaatgatatttgaaaattcGAGTTGTGTTTGACTAAACGCCTTGTTATTCTCACTTCATATGCTAGGACTCCCCCCTATTCCAGATGCTTAATTCGAGGTGGTTGATGAAATGGAAATTTATCTCATTATATAGTCTTGGTTAATCCTTGCTTCATACAGCTACGTTCCATGCTTTATATGTTCAGTCCTACGTGTGGGGTTGTTAGAGTTTCACACTAATTGAAGAATTAGAACTATGTCTTGTTATGTAGTATTAATGGTTCCTCACTTTGTATGCTACGTTTCGCTAGTGTTTAAGGTCCATTTCCCATGAACTGACTGGGactattattttagttttgtgTCAACAAGTGATGACCCGTTTCATTTTCTGcatttgttgaaatttttcagttttattgGCCTGCAAGGAAGCTGTGGACAACAAAGGGCGAAGAGCAGGAGATAGCGAAGAAAGATTTCATAGAATGCCTTAAAGTGCTGGAGGGAGTACTAGGAGACAAGCCTTATTTTGGAGGGGATAACTTTGGTTTTGTAGATATTGCTCTCATTGGATTCTACTGTTGGTTTAGTGCCTATGAGACTTACGGTAACTTCAGCACAGAGGCTGAGTTCCCAAAGTTTTTCGCTTGGGCTAAGAGGTGTATGCAGAGGGACAGTGTGGCTAAGTCTTCGCCAGACCAACATAAGGTCCTCGAGTTTGTGAAAGTTGTTAGGCAGAGGCTtggaattgaataaaaatatgcCTATGCATCATAATGTAGCCATTCTTGAGTTGTTTCAAGATTTGAAATGTTTGTTTTCTTCTACTTTACTGTTTTGTTGAGTGTTGGCTTTAGTCCATGTATGAAATTTTGGGGCTTCTCCTCTTTTGTAATGAGAAGTAATTACTTCTTCACGAGCATTATGCTTCAGTTCTAAACAAGTTTGAGATTGGCTATAAGATTCTACTCTATACTATGAGGAACACATATAATAAACTGATGAACTAAAGATACTCCCTCTCGATTTATGTAAAATTGTTTAATTGAGTATGACGTttaagaatttcaaaatttgtatttgaaataagttgtaaatatttataagaaatgataTCTAATGATCTTGAACTTGACTAATCTCAGAACTTTTTGACTTCACTTGTCATATGAATTCAAGATCAAATGTCCAAACTTGtcaaacttgaaattttgttaCTAGACAAGCTAGGTAAAAGTTCAAAGATTATATGCCTCCAAAACTAATCTTGTAAATCTGTGACTATAAAAAGTTCCTATTAGACATtttcaactcaattttttttgtgtgaaaATTCTTAAACGtctattaaataattaagttaattatataaaatatattaacatattagCCTCATTTGTAAAGATGTGATTTTTATGACTTATAAAGGCTAATCCATATAAAATATCTCATATTTTAAGCAATTAACTTATGCATATAAAGTTAAaagtatttaataaaaatattttatctatatatcAAGGAGctcaattaaaaacaattttgattatttaaatgaataaaagtatgcataatgtatttaaaaaaaggtaCGTCATTGTGCTTTCTTGAGTTGCAGTTTTGTATTTGAAAAGTTTCAGATACTGTAATAAGTCTATTCTACTTTTACACGTAAACTCAACCTATGAACATATCAAAAACTAAATATTactactaatatttttattttattcgatTCTCAtgctattaaatattaaatatctatataaaatatCAGTAATCAAACTTAGagtctcaaaaaaataataataaaattaaattaataaatgcaCCTTTGATTAAAATTTCTTCGAAGATGTGATATTATCATATTAATGCGTGTCAAGTAATATAAACAGTTTACCTTTAAAGATTCTTTTCATTTTACATTACTCTAGTAGcagaaggaaaaaaatactaCTGGCGGGATTCGAACCCTTGCCGGTGGCTTCGCACGTCTCTTATTGATGAAATTTAAACCAACTCACCCACAGCTGCTTCTGTTTTATGGGTGCTcgtttaatttataataacatatgtatcatattttctatatatatacaaaaaatttcaaaaatcaatgggtgctcgagcacccgcgTCTGACTTACTTGGTCCGCCCCTGATTAC
Proteins encoded in this window:
- the LOC101245473 gene encoding probable glutathione S-transferase parC — encoded protein: MNPIHKKIPVLIHNGKSICESIIGVEYIDEVWKDKAPLLPSDPYERAQARFWADYIDKKLYRSARKIWGTKGEEQEAGKKDFIEVKVLEGALGEKPYFGGDNFGFVDIALIGFYSWFHSYETYGNFSTEAECPKFVAWAKRCMQRDSVAKSLPGQHKVLEFAKILRQKFGLE
- the LOC101244886 gene encoding probable glutathione S-transferase codes for the protein MANDELILLDFWASMFGMRLRIALAEKGIKYEYKEEEGLISNKSALLLEMNPIHKKVPVLIHNGKPICESIIGVEYIDEVWKDKAPLLPSDPYERAQARFWVDYIDKKLYVSARKIWGTKGEEQEAGKKDFIEVLKVLEGELGEKPYFGGDNFGFVDIALIGFYSWFYAYETYGNFSAEAECPKFVAWAKRCMQRDSVAKSLPDQHKVLEFIQMLRRKFGIE
- the LOC101244597 gene encoding probable glutathione S-transferase, translated to MANDEVIVLGFWPSMFGLRLRIALAEKEVKFEYREEDLKNKSPLLLQMNPIHRKIPVLIHNGKPICESIIGVEYIEEVWKDKAPLLPSDPYERTQARFWADYIDKKFYWPARKLWTTKGEEQEIAKKDFIECLKVLEGVLGDKPYFGGDNFGFVDIALIGFYCWFSAYETYGNFSTEAEFPKFFAWAKRCMQRDSVAKSSPDQHKVLEFVKVVRQRLGIE
- the LOC101245775 gene encoding probable glutathione S-transferase; its protein translation is MANDEVILLDFWPSMFGMRLRIALAEKEVKYEYKEEDVWNKSPLLLEMNPIYKKVPVLIHNGKPICESIIGVEYIEEVWKDKAPLLPFDPYERAQARFWADYINKKCETYGNFSLEAECPKLVAWAKRCMQRDCGQVFA